One segment of Rattus norvegicus strain BN/NHsdMcwi chromosome 16, GRCr8, whole genome shotgun sequence DNA contains the following:
- the Lrrc18 gene encoding leucine-rich repeat-containing protein 18 isoform X1: MAKGGKSPKGKKITLNVAKNCIKITFDGRKRLDLSKMGITTFPKCILRLNEIDELDLSRNMIRKIPDSISKFQNLRWLDLHSNYIDKLPESIGQMTSLLFLNVSNNRLTTNGLPVELNQLKNIRTVNLGLNHLDSVPTTLGALKELHEVGLHDNLLTSIPAGISKLPKLKKLNVKRNPFPKPDESDMFVDSIKRLENLYLVEEKDLCSSCLQKCQQARDKLNKIRSMAPSAPRKAIFSNLVSPNSTAKESQEEWRLRSPSTS; encoded by the exons ATGGCCAAGGGCGGGAAAAGCCCCAAGGGCAAAAAGATCACCCTTAATGTGGCAAAGAATTGTATCAAAATCACATTCGATGGGAGAAAGCGTCTTGATCTGAGCAAGATGGGAATCACCACCTTCCCCAAGTGTATCTTACGGCTCAATGAGATAGATGAGCTCGATCTTAGCCGGAATATGATCAGAAAAATTCCCGACTCCATCTCCAAGTTCCAGAATCTGCGATGGCTCGACCTGCACAGTAACTATATTGACAAACTCCCCGAGTCCATTGGCCAGATGACCTCCCTGCTCTTCCTCAATGTCAGTAACAACAGGCTGACCACCAACGGGCTACCCGTGGAGCTGAACCAGCTCAAGAACATCCGCACCGTGAATCTGGGCCTTAACCACCTGGACAGCGTGCCCACCACACTGGGGGCACTGAAGGAGCTCCATGAGGTGGGGCTACACGACAATCTGCTGACCTCTATCCCTGCCGGCATCTCCAAGCTTCCCAAACTGAAGAAGCTCAACGTAAAGAGGAACCCCTTCCCAAAACCAGATGAGTCAGACATGTTTGTAGACTCCATCAAAAGGCTAGAAAACCTCTATCTGGTGGAAGAGAAGGATCTGTGTTCCTCTTGCCTGCAAAAATGCCAACAGGCCAGGGACAAGTTGAACAAAATCAGGAGCATGGCCCCCTCTGCACCGAGAAAGGCCATCTTTTCCAATTTGGTTTCACCCAACTCAACAGCCAAGGAATCCCAGGAAGAATGGAG GTTACGCTCACCATCCACCTCCTAG
- the Lrrc18 gene encoding leucine-rich repeat-containing protein 18 — translation MAKGGKSPKGKKITLNVAKNCIKITFDGRKRLDLSKMGITTFPKCILRLNEIDELDLSRNMIRKIPDSISKFQNLRWLDLHSNYIDKLPESIGQMTSLLFLNVSNNRLTTNGLPVELNQLKNIRTVNLGLNHLDSVPTTLGALKELHEVGLHDNLLTSIPAGISKLPKLKKLNVKRNPFPKPDESDMFVDSIKRLENLYLVEEKDLCSSCLQKCQQARDKLNKIRSMAPSAPRKAIFSNLVSPNSTAKESQEEWR, via the coding sequence ATGGCCAAGGGCGGGAAAAGCCCCAAGGGCAAAAAGATCACCCTTAATGTGGCAAAGAATTGTATCAAAATCACATTCGATGGGAGAAAGCGTCTTGATCTGAGCAAGATGGGAATCACCACCTTCCCCAAGTGTATCTTACGGCTCAATGAGATAGATGAGCTCGATCTTAGCCGGAATATGATCAGAAAAATTCCCGACTCCATCTCCAAGTTCCAGAATCTGCGATGGCTCGACCTGCACAGTAACTATATTGACAAACTCCCCGAGTCCATTGGCCAGATGACCTCCCTGCTCTTCCTCAATGTCAGTAACAACAGGCTGACCACCAACGGGCTACCCGTGGAGCTGAACCAGCTCAAGAACATCCGCACCGTGAATCTGGGCCTTAACCACCTGGACAGCGTGCCCACCACACTGGGGGCACTGAAGGAGCTCCATGAGGTGGGGCTACACGACAATCTGCTGACCTCTATCCCTGCCGGCATCTCCAAGCTTCCCAAACTGAAGAAGCTCAACGTAAAGAGGAACCCCTTCCCAAAACCAGATGAGTCAGACATGTTTGTAGACTCCATCAAAAGGCTAGAAAACCTCTATCTGGTGGAAGAGAAGGATCTGTGTTCCTCTTGCCTGCAAAAATGCCAACAGGCCAGGGACAAGTTGAACAAAATCAGGAGCATGGCCCCCTCTGCACCGAGAAAGGCCATCTTTTCCAATTTGGTTTCACCCAACTCAACAGCCAAGGAATCCCAGGAAGAATGGAGGTGA